From the Dehalococcoidia bacterium genome, the window CTTGTCGATCTCCGAATGTCTGAACTCGAATCCGCTTTCTACCAGCTTTTTCGGTTTCATTCTGAGGCTCGAAACAACTACGTCTGATAGATCACCCTGCGCGATTCGTAGTGCGAATTTAGGTACCGCAAGGATCGCCGGCCTTCCTACCGACTTCCCCAGTGCCCTGGTGAAGACCGCATTGGTCACAGGACTCGGCGACGTAACATTCACCCCGCCTGACAACTCGCTGTTCTCCAACGTCCACACGATCGACTCCATCAGGTCCTCGCGCGTAATCCAGCTGAAGTATTGAGCGCCAGATCCCAGCTTGCCTCCCAAACCGAGCTTGAAAATTGGGAGCACGCGCTTCAAC encodes:
- a CDS encoding DUF1731 domain-containing protein, which translates into the protein MTNAVFTRALGKSVGRPAILAVPKFALRIAQGDLSDVVVSSLRMKPKKLVESGFEFRHSEIDKALQWAVEDDRG